From the Nostoc sp. PCC 7107 genome, the window GGCAGGATAATAACAAATTCAGTGCCTTGATAGAAGTGGGAATTAACTTTAATTGCACCGCCATGCTTTTCGACTACAATTTGATGAGCGATCGCTAATCCCAATCCTGTACCTTTACCAACTGCTTTTGTGGTGAATAAGCTGTCAAACATGCGTTGTTTCACCTCGTCTGTCATCCCAATACCATTATCAGCAATCCGAATTGTGACATATTCAGGGCTGGATATTTCTGTGGAGATTTTGATTGTCAAGGAATCATCGACTTGCTTTCCTTGCTGCCAAATCTCTTCTAAAGCATCAACGGCATTAGCTAAGATATTCATAAATACTTGATTAAGTTGCCCTGGATAACACTCAACCTTTGGTAACGAAGCATATTGTCTGAGAATTTGAATTTCAGGGCGCGCCCCAAAACCTTTCAGGCGATGGCGCAGAATTAATAATGTACTCTCAAGCCCTTCATGAACATCAAATTTCACCTTTACCGATGTGTCAGCACGGGCAAAGTTGCGTAGCGATACAGAAATATCTTCAATGCGTTGCGTACTAACCTGCATGGAATTGATGAGTTTTGGTAAATCTTCTAAGAGAAATTCTAAATCTGTTTGGGCGATCGCATCTTGAATCACCCCTGGTAGTTGCTCATAATGTTGCTGACATAATTGCAGAATTGTCGACAAATCCGCAACATATTCTTGCGCGGGAGGAAGATTACTCACAATACAACTAATAGGATTATTCATTTCATGGGCTACACCTGCTACCAACTGACCAAGCATCGACAGTTTCTCTTGTTGTACCAGTTGCACTTGTGCCTGTTTTAGCGCAGCTGTTCTTTCTGTTACCCGTTGTTCAAGATTATCGGTCAATTGCTTCAGTTGCAAGTGCATTCGCACCCTGGCAATTACTTCTGCTTGTTCAAAGGGTTTAGGAATGTAATCAACTGCGCCTAAAGAAAGTCCTTTCACCTTATTTTCAGTATCCGCCAACGCTGTCATAAAAATAATTGGGATGCTTTGGGTAACAGGATCAGCTTTGAGTTTCTGACAGGTTTCAAAACCATCCATTCTCGGCATCTGCACATCTAATAAAATTAGCGCTGGTGGTTTATGCTGCACTAATTCAATGGCGCTTTCTCCATCTTCAGCGACTCTCACCGCAAAACCTGCATTTTTTAGTGCTTGTGATAAGACTGACAAATTAGTGGGATTATCATCAACAATTAAAATAAATTCTGAGTTTGGCATTGGTTGAAATCTTGCCTTTTATTAAAATAATAAACACTACTAACTATTTTATTTATTTTGATTTATCCATTGAGTTAAAACTTCTCGCAGCTTTTTCATTTGAAAATTTTCTGCCAATTGAATTACTTGTTGAGCAAAATCAAGATAAATGTGATTACCCGTTTTTAAATCATTAGCGGCTTGTAATACTCCATCAACATTGCCACCTTTGGCTAACTCATATAAATGAGTTAATATATCAACAGTGGGTAAATTAAAATCATTATAATTAGACTGAACATTAGTTTGGTTGCGATTGGCATTAATTTCGGAGCTTGGTGCATAAATCCAAATTAAATTCAGATGTACTCGCAGTAGTTCTAGTAAAATTTCCACAACAATAGGCTTAGATAAAAAGGCATTAGCACCAACATCTAAACTCTGATTTTGATCACTGTCAAATACACTGGCAGAAGTAGCAATAATGACGATATTTTGGAATTGAGGAGATTGTTTAATCTGTCGGATAAAGTCAAATCCGTCCATGACAGGCATGATTAAATCAGTAATAATTAAATCAGGTAAAGACGCTACAGCCTGATTAATTCCCTCTGCTCCATTACTAGCTTCAATTAATTCAAATCCAATGGGTTCTAGTAAATTGAGCAGAACAGAACGGTTTTCCCATTTATCATCTACTAGTAAAATGGTGCGTTTTTTGCCTTGATAACCTGTGATAGCGCCTTGTGGCATGAGCTTAGAACTTGCTGCCCATTGTTTTGCTTCTGGTAATTCCACTTCAAACGAGAAAATACTACCTTGACCAAGTTGACTTTCAACTTGCAAATTACTGCCCATCAGAGATACTATTTTTTGACTAATAGCTAATCCTAATCCAGTGCCTTCGGCTTGTTTTTGAACTTCGCCTACTTGCTCAAAAGGCAGGAAGATTTTCTGCAATTGTGCCGTTGTCATGCCTACGCCTGTATCTTCAACTTGAAAGCGAATTTTATAGTTAGTGATTTCTTGTTGTTCTATTTTACTCAGGACATTTACTTTTAATGTCACTCCGCCTTTATCTGTAAATTTGATAGCATTACCTAAAAGATTAATTAGCACTTGTCTTAATCTTTTTTCATCAGCTTGAATGCCAACGGGCAGTTGAGAATCGGGCTGATAATTAAACGCAATTACTTTTTGATCAGCTTTAATGCGGCAGATTTCCACAACACCTTCTAGAAATGAAGGAAGATGAAAATCAATGGGATGTAACTCCATTTTGCGGGCTTCGATTTTCGATAAATCCAGCACATCATTAATTAAAGTTAAGAGATGAAAACCACATTGATGGATAATTTCAATCCCTTTATATCCTTTTTCTGTTAAGGTTTCAGTCCGTTGTAAAATTT encodes:
- a CDS encoding MASE1 domain-containing protein, which encodes MQLNTIKQQFLVKLDRPFILAALIIPLVHIGLGYIGLSMTFVGGASAFWPSLGVFVAGMLLIGYRVWPILFVSDFIVSYIIFFKHNLVISSIIPAVNLITPFGATFLIRQFIKRHHFLERSQDVFKFIVITILSPLISSVLAALTLCMSGIAPWPVFGNVFQTWLTSDSAGILIVTPLLLAWLQKSPSPRSFRLRQIIELAFVLLLMMAVVRVAFSGGYPIEYMIIPPLIWTAYRFEARISTVAVLIVCAIAVFGTVNGFGSFAKQPSPNESLILLQSFICVIAITTFIISAVTHENQKSAMILRQANNELEQRVAERTAELQEAKNIAEVANQAKSEFLANMSHELRTPLNGILGYTQILQRTETLTEKGYKGIEIIHQCGFHLLTLINDVLDLSKIEARKMELHPIDFHLPSFLEGVVEICRIKADQKVIAFNYQPDSQLPVGIQADEKRLRQVLINLLGNAIKFTDKGGVTLKVNVLSKIEQQEITNYKIRFQVEDTGVGMTTAQLQKIFLPFEQVGEVQKQAEGTGLGLAISQKIVSLMGSNLQVESQLGQGSIFSFEVELPEAKQWAASSKLMPQGAITGYQGKKRTILLVDDKWENRSVLLNLLEPIGFELIEASNGAEGINQAVASLPDLIITDLIMPVMDGFDFIRQIKQSPQFQNIVIIATSASVFDSDQNQSLDVGANAFLSKPIVVEILLELLRVHLNLIWIYAPSSEINANRNQTNVQSNYNDFNLPTVDILTHLYELAKGGNVDGVLQAANDLKTGNHIYLDFAQQVIQLAENFQMKKLREVLTQWINQNK
- a CDS encoding sensor histidine kinase is translated as MPNSEFILIVDDNPTNLSVLSQALKNAGFAVRVAEDGESAIELVQHKPPALILLDVQMPRMDGFETCQKLKADPVTQSIPIIFMTALADTENKVKGLSLGAVDYIPKPFEQAEVIARVRMHLQLKQLTDNLEQRVTERTAALKQAQVQLVQQEKLSMLGQLVAGVAHEMNNPISCIVSNLPPAQEYVADLSTILQLCQQHYEQLPGVIQDAIAQTDLEFLLEDLPKLINSMQVSTQRIEDISVSLRNFARADTSVKVKFDVHEGLESTLLILRHRLKGFGARPEIQILRQYASLPKVECYPGQLNQVFMNILANAVDALEEIWQQGKQVDDSLTIKISTEISSPEYVTIRIADNGIGMTDEVKQRMFDSLFTTKAVGKGTGLGLAIAHQIVVEKHGGAIKVNSHFYQGTEFVIILPFQEQNLAFLS